Sequence from the Megalops cyprinoides isolate fMegCyp1 chromosome 4, fMegCyp1.pri, whole genome shotgun sequence genome:
tatgcacacatccCTGTTGTCAATACCTCATGTGGAATGAATTAATGGCAACAGGACATGTATTTTATGACAGTACTGGTCAGGGAGCACATCTGAAGTCCTCCATGGCACAGAGAAAACATAGacagaaaataacaacaaaattaatGGTAACAATGGTCattcaaaaaatcattttgcagttttctcCAGTCAGGGTGTATTTTGCCCTTTAACATTGAACAATCTTTGACTGTAAACAAAATTCATCATGGACAGAGTTTAAAATATGTGATGAATGGTGCTAAATGCTGTGACATATCAATGCTTGGTAATATCAgtatcatttttaatcaatattgCAATCATTTGATCTGGATGGCTAATTCTATTAACTGAGTCCACTATATTAATCAATCCTCACACTTCAAAGATCAGTAACTCTGCACAGAATCACTATAGCATTGATCCCATAAAAACAAGCCCTTTACCTCTATTCAGTGCAATCTCAATTCATTATTACCCCATTAAAGCTTCAGCATTCatcacatatatacatgctgATAATAATGTCACACTGTCCACCCACTTTCAAACACTAATAGTGAACATACTAACAGACACAATGAGCAAATGTAAACAGAAAGTGTAACTACAGACTTTCCTTGACCAAACAATAACCATAActttttgaaaggaaaataatttcaattaattccaGAAATTTCAATTGTGGCTTTGTTATATTACGAGTTATGTTGTTGTTGGTTGtcatatatatgaatatttaagcAAATTATGTATGACCTGTATTTTGCTACATTTTCTACAAGGCAAAGTCAGATGAAGTGGGTCAAGATGAACAGCCTAAAGAAGGCTTTCATTCCTCATCACCTTTTTGgcaaaaatggtaaaaacatttcaaacccccacccccctccaaaaataaaaaaaataaaaatctgataTTACAGGTGAACAGGTGATCAAATGCAATCTCTGGTACAACAgaaagtgcatttgcatgtaaCATTTACCATTACCAGTCAATTACCGGGATTAGATGTAAAACTCAGAAAATACAGCTACTGCCATCTTTGGTAATATTTATCGACCCTATACTGTATTTATGACCCTATTGGACTGTAACTGTCCTCCTACATAGCTACTATTTTAAAGATCCTTTGATGACAGAGAACAATATAACTGATCTGACTTTGAGTATCAGGCATGGGAGCAATATTTGTGATGTATGGATTTTCCTTGCTGCATATGCATGAGTATAGTTAGGATTTAGCATTTTGTATCCTTCCTGCTGTCTTGTGGCTGTATGTCTACACTGCAAAACAGATTGCTCACTGGACACAAAGATTTATTGACTGGTTGACCGAGCAAATGGTTGGCACAGCACGCACACAGTTACACAAAAGGCTCCCCCCCTGTCATAAAtatatgctttttgttttaaaagcaccAACTGTCCTTTCCATGTCCAAAACGGCCAGACTTTCACACTTGATTcacacaccatacacagcaATACTCTGCCGGGGCATAATCAAGCAGCAACACCAATTATtcacaatatatttaaatttgctTAAATAACACAATGACCATGTGAGGCAcagaaaaaaggggaggggcCAGTGGGAAGGCTCTAGGGAGGAATTAGTGCTTGGAGTCTCGGGGGTAGAATTCAGCAAGGGTACTCTGTGGGATTCTTTTCAGCATCTCTTTTGGGAAGATTCTCATCAGCTGCCAGCCGATGTCCAGGGTCTCATACACAGTACGGTTTTCATAGGCACCTGTGGGACACGGGACAGGAGTGACACCATCAGATGAAACCTGACTCACAGCACCACTGTGGTTTGCAAAGGGTGCCAACAAAATCTGTACTTTGGTTTTCAGGTCATTCATTCCATGTGAACTGGGACTAAATTTGACATGACCCTCTcagttttgttatgttttttttaaataaatatggtCTATTGAAGTAGTCATGTTTTGATATTGGCCTCTTTTTGATATTGCAATTTTTAATTTCTATTAAATGCATTCACAATCTTGGTGTCAAATTGACACTTTTAGTGTGCCTTGAAACATGTGGCCTTTGAAGTCTGTTGAgagtaaattttaaaaatacagctaTGAAAATCTgtcttgacttttttttgtgtgttcacaACTCCACATAATAAATGTAGAAAGAAAATCATGCCAAAGTCAGCCCCATTTCAAATGGGGAATTTGCTAAAAAGTCAtagaaaattaattaatttaagacCACTTAAGTTAAGCAAGAATTGCTTCCCTTCTTACACAAAATCTTTCATTCGCTGCAGTGACTGTTGAGCTTAATATTTAATAAGAAATGGAGCACttaattaaattatgaattttTAACTTGAATTTTCTTCCAGCTGAAGACAAAAGTCAGAGCTGTTAGTCTGAATAGAGGCTTTAATTTGCACTCTCTGCTCACCCTGGGAGATGAAGTTCTTCTCAAACTTCTGCAGGAACTCCAGGTAGAGCAGGTCATCAGCTGTCAGGGCTTCCTCTCCCACCACGGCCTTCATGGCCTGCACATCTTTCCCAATGGCATAGCAAGCATACTGCCCAGTCAAAAAAAGAAGGCCTTACATACAGCCCAGAAAACCACAGTCATCACACCTACCTGAGCTGATTACGTGTACAGTTAAATATTCACCAGTTTCTCAAACCTTTAATTTGTTGAGTAATAACAGACACCTCAACAACATGAGTTAATGACTTTTCGGAGGTCTGTGGGGGAAATGCTGAGTCCTGAAGCAAAGCATTAAGGGAGTACCTCCCCACTCACCAGTTGGTTAGACACATCGGCGTGGTCCTTACGGGTCATCCCCTCCCCGATAGCAGACTTCATCAGTCGAGACAAAGAGGGCAACACGTTGATGGGGGGGTAGATCTGGAAGGTAAAACCACACTGAACTGAATGCCACTCCTGAGCGTGACACGCAAATGTTGATAGAGTGAGGACAGTAATTAAAATTACCAGTTGCGCTCAAGTAAAGTTGCACTGTTCAGCACTGACCTGCCTGTTATGCAGCTGTCTGTCCACATAGATCTGCCCCTCTGTGATATAGCCAGTGAGATCAGGGATGGGGTGGGTAATATCTGTAGAGGAGAAAAGGAGCGCACAACATGATGCAAAGTCAAAGTGGCAGCATAATtgaccactgctgcactgctgcactgagTCAGGACAGCTGcacaggtgcatgctgggaggaaGCTGGGCTTTACCATCATTGGGCATGGTGAGGATGGGAATCTGGGTGATGGAGCCACTGCGACCCTCCACGCGGCCAGCTCTCTCATAGATGGTGGCCAGGTCTGTGTACATGTAGCCAGGGAAACCCCGCCGCCCAGGCACCTCTTCTCTGGCTGCAGACACCTGAGGGGGAGAGCAGAAAGCTGAGGGGATACCCAGAgatctttctcctcttctttcctttcAAACACTGTCGCAGCCACAGATGTATGCAGTATGGGGGGTGTGGGTCGTGGTGCCTGACCTCTCGCAGAGCCTCGGCATAGGAGCTCATGTCTGTGAGAATGACCAGCACGTGCTTCTCACACTGGTAGGCCAGGAACTCGGCAGTCGTGAGGGCCAGACGAGGGGTGATAATGCGCTCAATCCTATGCAGAGAACAACACAATCATTCAGCATCTTACCTGAcctgctgtctgtttccacCCATCTGCTCTTTAAATCATACCTAACATGTAATAATCCTCTTgaactttaaaatgtttccccTTACTGTTATAACTCCACTGTCAGAGCATGGTAGAGCAAACATGAAAATGCCCTAACACGACAAATGGAGCAtcatatttacaattacatccATCTCATATTGCAAAATCATAGGCCAATTGTcttatatttagttatattcaAGGAAATAATTGAGCATAATACAATATGACTTAATGACATGGAGTATGTATACAACAAGTCAGCTGAATATCTTATATACCCTCCTACTCTTAAAGTGAAATAGCAAGCACATACGTGGGGTCATTGGCCAAGTTCAAAAAGAGGCACACGTTGTCCATAGATCCATTTTCTTCAAAGTCAGACTTGAAGAATCTTGCCGTTTCCATGTTAACCTGAAAAAACAAGCTAATATGCCAGTCTGCGCAACCACTGCCATATCTACACCAGAGCTGATGCTTGATTTAAAATATCTTGCAGTTGATGTTTTAGTGGTTCTTGTAAAACGATGCCCCCGGAGAAGGTTAAGAGTTATAATGAACTGAAaagtctgacagcacagagctcatgaatgccaaaaaaatgtttgctgtacCAAACACTCACCCCCATGGCAGCAAACACAATGGCAAAGTTGTCCGCACTGTAATCCATCACATCTTTGGATTTCTTGACTAGACCAGCTTGGCGGCAGATCTGTGCTGCAATCTGTGtttaaagacagaaagagactcTACTGTGGCCACCATGCGTCACACCAACCCTCAACGGCCTAGACACTGTCTAAAGTAATTCTAGGACCAACTAAGGGAAAGTTGAAAGAATGCTTATTACTGGGTTATTGGTTTTCTGATATAACAGAAAGAGAAAGTTTCACAGTCTACACTCCAATTACAGAGTTAATTGCCTAAACCAAAATTTCAGCATACAATATCCCTTCAGGCATGTTCGACATGAAGCGCTCTATGCCAAAAAAAGTCTGCTTAGTTAGTATACTCCCATGAAATGGACTATGGAGTGAGTGACTTTCTTGTTCTATTATATGGAATCATTTGTTTGCACCTGTCTAATTTTGGTGAGCGTCCTCCAGGTTTAGTCATCATTGGTATTCTGAAACGAAATGCATCTCAGCTGAAGTTTTTAGTGTTCATTTGTCTTCCTAGAGCGACAAATACTCACTATCTGTAATATGAAACACACCTGCCGTACTTTCAAAGCTTTGACAGGCAAGATAAAGACggcaataaatataaatgaatgtgcCATGCAGCAGGCCTGTCAGTGTGGTAATTTGAAACAAAGTTACCCACATTTGCAGTCCTGACGTACCAATCTTGCCTTTGCCTCTGCTCATCCATCAGTGCTTTTCACAGGAGATCAAAATCAGGAGTTTTAATATAAATCAATCGAGTAACAACACAAAGGAATCTTACCAGCCAAGGTTTTGTGTCAATAAACAACAAGAAGCCTTACTAGAGGCCTTTACTTTCTTATCATattacaggcaaaaaaaaactgtcatgctCAGATTTTACAAGCCACATAATGTGCAAGCTGAATAGACCTGCATAGCTTCAAGCATGTGAACTGATGCAGCAAAGAAAAGACTTGTGAggcatattaaaatattgtccACCTCAGCAGTACCTAATAAAAACCACATCCACTGAGACCAGAGTACCGTACGTCTTAACTGCCATCACTCCACAAACCAGTTGCACTGGTGGGAGCAGGGGAAGCGGCTTACCTCGTTGTGTGGCAGGCCAGCGGCTGAGAAAATGGGGATCTTCTGTCCTCTGGCAATGCTGTTCATGCCGTCGATGGCTGAGATCCCAGTCTGGATCATCTCCTCTGGGTAGATTCGGCACTGCGGGTTAATGGGCTGTCCTGTGGGACATCAACGGAAAATTCCCCTGTTGTGATGAGACTGCGGACCAGCTCATTTCTATGTCTGTGTCCaattaaaatgttcagtaaAGGTAGTCATCAAATAACAGCATATATCCATACATCAGTATAATAACCATATGAGTTCCACCCACTTTTTTTACTGATAAAACTGCATCGTTACATGCTTGTTCAAAATTCTGACCCAAATGAAATTCGGAAAAGTTTTACTTCAGTGTAATTGTTGGTTATGCCAATTCACATACCCATAATGTCCAAATAGTCTTCAGCCAAGACCATGGGCCCCCTGTCGATCGGTTTTCCTGACCCATTGAAAACTCGACCTGACAAGGCATAGTTACTGTTAGCAGTGAAAATGCACAGTTAGACACATctatacactatacacactGCAACAGCAATCCACATTCCTTCTCCCACCTTTTGTCTACATACCCAGCATGTCTTCTGATACTGGTGTGCGTAAGATATCTCCTGTAAATTCACAACTTGTCTTTTTGGCATCAATACCGGAGGTTCCTTCAAAGACCTTGGGAATTAACCGTAAGACTCTGTTAGTGCCACTCTCTTCTTGATAACAGATAAAGGAAAAATGTTAACACAGTGGAGCTCATTGACCGCCGAGGCAAGCAAGCAAGTTTTTCATACAATCTTTGTGTTTTAAGGCAATTCTATGTAGGAAATGTACAGCTGTGGATTTGGAACTGAGCCTGTAACCAGAAAGTTGCAGCTTCAAATGCCATGTAGGCCCCTGCTAGTGTGCCCTGGAGGTAGGTACATTATTTCACCCAAATTGCGAATCTGTATAACACCTATATAAATAAGATGTAAGCCACAAACACTATCTACATATATTACCCTCGTTTAGGGCATCTGCTCAAATAAATCATGGGATGGAGCAAAAAACAGACAGCCCCTTTTgcctctgtctcacctgcaccacagCTTTGGAGCCGCTGACCTCCAGCACCTGTCCGCTTCTCTTTGTGCCATCAGGAAGGGTCAGGTGGACAATCTCTGCATACCTGGGGAACTGGAGCAGATAGCAGCAATGGACTCACCACATAAAGAGTGCACAATACACACCCATGGCATAGTTTGTTCCTCCCCACACAATGGAGAGAAACTCAATCTTAAATGCAGCATCTCCAATTTGTCCTGTGTCAACAACCAAATGTCACTCCAAGTCCAATTTGTTCACATTCCTCGGCACAGAATAAAGCGGATAAcctttttccttcatttatttgaaaatcatACACTTTTTCTGAGAGTGTCTTTGCTTAAGTGTGGTGTCGATGTAGAGTCAGTAACTTCTTTCAGCTGGGCAGCCATACTGTTTTGAGCCATCCATGCATATGGGTCATGAGATACAGTAGGGAAAATAGTGCAAGTGCAGCAGCCCTACTCCACTCATTCAGCATTCTGGTATCATTCACTGgtgactgtgaaaatgaaaatgaatagcAAAACAGCACCTGACATGAaaaggtacactatatggacaaaagtatttggccacacctgctTTTCAGGGTTtaggctaggccccttatctacagtgaagggcaatcttaatgcttcagcataccaagacattttggacaatgctatgcttccaactttccaacatggtttgatgagttcggtgtggaagaacttgactggcccacacagagccctgacctcaaccccatccagcacctttgggatgaactggaatggagacTGCAAGCCAGGctttctcgtccaacatcagtgcctgacctcataaatgctctacagaatgaatgggcacaaattcccacagaaacactccaaaatcttgcggaaagccttccaagaagagtggaagctgttatagctgcaaaagggggaccaactccatattaaagtatatgtatttgaatacaatgtcattacagtccctgctggtgtaatggtcaggcgtccaaatacttttgtccacatagtgtaTCTAATCACTGTAAttttctttgtccttaactctgtGTctggaaatgttatttttttagaCTTTGATGGCATCAAAAGAGCAGTGGTctataaaatgcacaaaaatgtttttcataaaaGAAATGTAACAACCGCTTTGAGGTATTGTTGTTTGTTAAGTATAAACAGCAGAGGAGAAGTAAGGGCAGAAGCATAAAAAGAATTGACTGTGAATGAAATTTACTTACTTTCACCTGATCCAAAATAACCAGTGGGCCATTGACACCAGACACAGTCTTATAAGCTGTGGGCACACAAAAGTTCATATGGGGGTTAAAGCTgttataatcataataatatatCCCTTGGAATCTGGTTGTCCTAGCAAAATCAGGAACATCCAAGGACAAGTACTGGGAGGTCGCTGACCTTCTCACCCTGACTCATCCCGTGCTATGGCATCCAGATTTCATCCCAATTCTAAATGGATGGGAGGTCATAAAATGAGATAGAAGCATGGCCAGTTAAAACAGTGCTTGCTCAGCATAAAAGAAAACTTCACCATGCCAGTGCACGTCCTTAGCAAAGACACAACCTGCAGCAGACATTAAGAATTTCAAATAGAGCCTTTCATTTCTTGGATCAATGGCACACCATGCCTTCTGTATGTGTGACTGatttcagctcctcctctcccttcatGGCCCTAATATTTCCAGCCTTCCTGATAACAGTTAACTAACACAGACAATTCACCCCTGCACTCAGAAAATCTTACTATGGCTGGGTCTTCTACACTTCTAAATGTCAATGGCATTTGGTCACCTAAacttttccattaaaaaatactGCAAAGCTTAGGTGTGTGATcacaaataaatactgcataAACAAGTGACACGgaaatctgaaacagataatgtgaaacacccccccccccctcaaaaaaaaaacacttttaaataaaatgtgacctgCTTGTTGTCTATTTGGGGCACGTATAAGCTTTGTACACACTGAAGATAAGCTTCCGATGCCATGCACGTATGGGAGGGGGGTCCCTTTCCAATATTTAGCCAGACCCTGCAGCAGGCGGGAGTCTGCAGTAACATACAGGCAATGCAGTTGGTTATGACTCATACCACGTATCAGCACTCCTGCCAAGCCAAGGAAAAGACTGTTTGCCTCAAAATACCATCTGTGCACTTCATTACGTTATATTGACTGAGAAGTGATAGTACCACCCAGGTCTGAGCTACATGTCACACCGCACACATTGGGGCCATATCTGCAATCGTGTAGATGCAAGGCATAGGAACTATCACATATATTAAATTAGTTCACATATCATATGTTTAAAAGACATCTATACCAAATTGTCAATCTCAATTACTGACGATGTCTCTGGGTATTAATGCAACTGTCCAGGTTGTGCAAGTAAGTTGCTTTTGCAACTACTACCATTTCAACGAACCTGTCTGGATCTCCACAATTAGCACTGGAGGGCTGATCAGCATATATTAGTTACGTAAGAAAACACTTGCTGATCATTCCCTAGAGGGAAAACGTCACTAATTTACGCAGACACCCAACCGGCCAAAAATTTACTATATACAAAAGAACGCCAGAATTTGTACCCAATTCTCTTCCATTATGTGCTATCTGAAGCCATTTCTACGAGTCCAGTTGGCGGTACGCAACATTAAGTAACAGTGTCATAATTAGCTGACTAACTACCTATAGCCATCTTATGGAAGTTCCTTGCTGGCTGGCAAAAGAATCAAGTGTTAAATCAGCTGacagacaccaaaaaaaaa
This genomic interval carries:
- the LOC118776874 gene encoding V-type proton ATPase subunit B, brain isoform — its product is MAMKAIRGIVNGAMNELSSAVTGTKAAAREHAQVVSRDYISQPRLTYKTVSGVNGPLVILDQVKFPRYAEIVHLTLPDGTKRSGQVLEVSGSKAVVQVFEGTSGIDAKKTSCEFTGDILRTPVSEDMLGRVFNGSGKPIDRGPMVLAEDYLDIMGQPINPQCRIYPEEMIQTGISAIDGMNSIARGQKIPIFSAAGLPHNEIAAQICRQAGLVKKSKDVMDYSADNFAIVFAAMGVNMETARFFKSDFEENGSMDNVCLFLNLANDPTIERIITPRLALTTAEFLAYQCEKHVLVILTDMSSYAEALREVSAAREEVPGRRGFPGYMYTDLATIYERAGRVEGRSGSITQIPILTMPNDDITHPIPDLTGYITEGQIYVDRQLHNRQIYPPINVLPSLSRLMKSAIGEGMTRKDHADVSNQLYACYAIGKDVQAMKAVVGEEALTADDLLYLEFLQKFEKNFISQGAYENRTVYETLDIGWQLMRIFPKEMLKRIPQSTLAEFYPRDSKH